From a region of the Buttiauxella agrestis genome:
- the tnpB gene encoding IS66 family insertion sequence element accessory protein TnpB (TnpB, as the term is used for proteins encoded by IS66 family insertion elements, is considered an accessory protein, since TnpC, encoded by a neighboring gene, is a DDE family transposase.) — MISLPSGTRIWLVAGVTDMRKSFNGLGELIQHALDENPFSGHLFIFRGSKGDTVKILWADADGLCLFTKRLEEGQFIWPAVRDGKIAITRSQLAMLLDKLDWRQPKTSRLNSLTML, encoded by the coding sequence ATGATATCACTACCGTCGGGCACCCGGATCTGGCTGGTTGCAGGCGTCACCGACATGCGTAAATCCTTCAACGGTCTGGGTGAGCTGATACAGCATGCACTTGATGAAAACCCGTTCTCCGGTCATCTGTTTATCTTCCGTGGCAGCAAGGGCGATACCGTGAAGATCCTCTGGGCTGATGCTGACGGTCTGTGCCTGTTTACCAAACGGCTGGAAGAAGGTCAGTTCATCTGGCCTGCCGTACGTGATGGCAAAATCGCCATTACCCGCTCACAGCTTGCCATGCTTCTGGATAAACTGGACTGGCGTCAGCCAAAAACATCCCGACTTAACTCGCTGACAATGTTGTAA